One part of the Ochrobactrum quorumnocens genome encodes these proteins:
- a CDS encoding sensor domain-containing phosphodiesterase gives MLKFQNSVLELIARGKPLKQTLMRLCLEMETLIADTSAMVCSVDSAGMMHLLAAPSIPDSYSNVLDGTVVGPEVGSCGSAIYHNAPVSVDDIENDPKWATYKKCVLPFGLLACSSVPVHNEAGDVVGALAVYFRKKHMPSAYEREVIDTGATLCNLAMAREMRILNYERRATVDEQTGLPNRAAFDDALSQLRCELAGSWALFVIDIDNLKVTNDTFGHEVGDFLINTIASRISASMAPDITFRTGGDEFTVVIQSHNALYDLDQTAELIFSALSSPVEFDGQTILPRVTIGGAVLAAQDTQPLIVRRNADFALYHAKENARGGFVRYQPNVDTRIVHRRNSIREVREALDEKRITAHYQPLMRLDTREVIGFEALSRMTTKSGDILPASVFQESFSDVHIASEITQYMLTIVAQDIRRWLDMGLPVQHVGVNVTAADFYVGDLAAFISKTFGRYDVPLSHLIIEVTENAYIGQRDDVVATGIRNLRLLGVRIALDDFGTGFAALAHLLTVPVDIIKIDKSFVCRLAPGDPSVAIVKGIVQIAGDLKIKLVAEGVETMALAETLQQMGCQLGQGYAFSKAVNYDKATTLLLERGQYVERHPIAEPGPLKAIN, from the coding sequence GTGCTTAAATTCCAGAACTCAGTTCTTGAGCTGATCGCAAGGGGGAAGCCTCTGAAGCAGACGCTTATGCGACTGTGTCTTGAAATGGAGACGCTGATCGCAGATACCAGTGCGATGGTTTGTTCTGTCGATAGTGCAGGCATGATGCATTTGCTTGCAGCACCCAGTATCCCCGACAGTTATAGCAACGTGCTTGACGGAACCGTTGTCGGACCAGAAGTGGGTTCTTGCGGAAGCGCGATTTATCATAACGCTCCCGTTAGTGTTGACGACATCGAGAATGATCCGAAATGGGCAACATACAAAAAATGCGTGCTGCCATTTGGTTTGCTAGCGTGCAGTTCAGTGCCAGTGCACAACGAAGCGGGAGATGTAGTCGGCGCGCTGGCCGTCTATTTTCGCAAGAAACACATGCCCTCGGCTTACGAAAGAGAAGTCATCGATACAGGTGCAACTCTCTGTAATCTCGCGATGGCGCGCGAAATGCGCATTCTCAATTATGAGCGCCGGGCGACTGTTGACGAGCAGACAGGGCTTCCCAATCGCGCCGCCTTCGACGACGCCCTTTCACAATTGCGCTGTGAATTGGCGGGTAGTTGGGCGTTGTTTGTCATCGATATCGACAATCTGAAGGTCACAAACGATACCTTTGGCCATGAAGTCGGCGACTTTCTGATTAACACCATCGCAAGCCGCATTTCAGCATCAATGGCACCAGACATCACCTTCCGTACTGGCGGTGACGAGTTTACAGTCGTCATCCAGAGCCATAACGCGCTTTATGACCTTGACCAGACTGCAGAACTGATTTTCAGTGCACTCTCCTCGCCCGTCGAATTTGACGGCCAGACAATCCTGCCCCGCGTGACAATCGGCGGCGCAGTTCTCGCTGCGCAAGACACACAACCGCTGATCGTAAGACGCAATGCTGATTTTGCACTCTATCACGCCAAAGAAAATGCGCGCGGCGGCTTTGTGCGTTATCAGCCCAATGTCGACACCCGCATCGTCCATCGACGCAATTCAATACGGGAAGTGCGTGAAGCACTCGATGAAAAGCGCATCACCGCTCATTATCAGCCTTTGATGCGGCTCGATACGAGAGAAGTTATCGGCTTTGAAGCACTGAGCCGCATGACCACAAAGTCCGGCGACATACTGCCAGCGTCGGTATTTCAGGAGTCGTTTTCGGATGTGCATATCGCATCCGAGATAACACAATATATGCTCACGATCGTCGCGCAGGACATACGGCGCTGGCTCGACATGGGACTGCCCGTGCAGCATGTCGGTGTAAACGTCACGGCGGCCGACTTCTATGTGGGCGATCTTGCGGCCTTCATTTCAAAGACCTTTGGTCGCTACGATGTGCCACTCAGCCATCTTATTATCGAAGTGACCGAAAACGCCTATATCGGCCAACGAGATGATGTTGTCGCAACGGGCATTCGAAACCTCCGTTTGCTAGGCGTCCGCATCGCGCTTGACGATTTTGGCACAGGCTTTGCCGCTTTGGCGCATCTCCTCACTGTTCCCGTCGATATCATTAAAATCGATAAGTCGTTTGTGTGCAGGCTCGCGCCGGGCGACCCGAGTGTAGCGATTGTCAAAGGCATTGTGCAGATCGCTGGCGACCTGAAAATCAAGCTGGTCGCAGAGGGCGTAGAGACCATGGCTCTCGCCGAAACGCTCCAGCAGATGGGGTGCCAGTTGGGTCAGGGTTATGCTTTTTCAAAAGCTGTCAATTACGATAAAGCCACCACATTGCTGCTGGAACGCGGCCAATATGTTGAGCGCCATCCAATTGCGGAGCCGGGACCTTTAAAAGCAATAAACTGA
- a CDS encoding ABC transporter substrate-binding protein, with translation MRRAALHLCSFLMLIVSSWHDANAQNGPASRPEFRIVGDIAPETLGPVATGLAEQLPGMNIVYRQIRPGEWTSRLLAGADEASAADLVILSTPDLAVLIANEGGAQQRTAIARNAGLPAQTHWRNELFSIGFDPAVSVVRRSALDNEFPTTRIELARLLEQNLSRFQRRVGLVNIGIDNVSYTLAAQDSIRSPLFWRIVRAFGVSQARIYENSEDLLHALSSGRIDLAYNVPLSDISKWHYDPKDFIVIMPQDYVVALPWTALIPGRSRHSNIAEQAITFLLSPSGQDILEKTGLASEASPSELTSLQPVELGPELLVYLDGLKRSRFLDIWFQLIIHE, from the coding sequence ATGAGGCGTGCGGCCCTGCACCTTTGTAGCTTTCTGATGCTGATCGTGTCCTCATGGCACGATGCAAACGCGCAGAATGGTCCGGCTTCCAGACCTGAATTCCGAATTGTTGGCGACATCGCTCCGGAAACACTCGGACCTGTAGCAACCGGATTGGCCGAGCAATTGCCCGGCATGAATATCGTCTATCGACAGATCAGACCCGGTGAATGGACATCGCGGCTTCTCGCGGGTGCAGATGAAGCAAGTGCTGCTGACCTCGTCATTCTTTCTACACCCGACCTCGCCGTTCTCATCGCCAATGAAGGTGGAGCGCAGCAAAGAACCGCCATCGCTCGTAACGCCGGACTACCAGCGCAGACGCACTGGCGAAACGAGCTTTTCAGCATTGGTTTTGATCCTGCCGTGAGCGTTGTCAGACGGAGCGCTCTGGACAATGAATTTCCTACGACGCGCATCGAACTGGCACGTTTGCTGGAACAAAACCTCTCACGTTTTCAGCGCCGCGTGGGGCTTGTAAATATCGGTATCGACAATGTCAGCTATACACTGGCGGCGCAGGATTCTATACGGTCGCCACTGTTCTGGCGCATTGTTCGCGCCTTCGGTGTTTCTCAAGCGCGTATCTATGAAAATAGTGAAGACCTGTTGCACGCGTTATCGTCCGGCCGGATCGATCTGGCCTATAACGTTCCGCTGTCGGACATCAGCAAGTGGCATTACGATCCGAAAGACTTCATCGTGATCATGCCCCAGGATTACGTAGTTGCCCTGCCCTGGACAGCACTCATTCCTGGCCGAAGCAGGCACTCTAACATTGCCGAGCAAGCCATCACATTCCTGCTTTCTCCAAGTGGTCAGGACATACTGGAAAAGACTGGTTTGGCATCTGAAGCAAGCCCATCAGAATTGACCTCTCTCCAGCCAGTCGAGCTTGGTCCAGAACTTCTCGTCTACCTCGATGGGCTGAAGCGCAGCCGCTTTCTCGATATATGGTTTCAACTCATCATTCATGAGTGA
- a CDS encoding sigma-70 family RNA polymerase sigma factor: protein MNERTASENQPSLEELMLAVSSRRDVDAFEAIFKHFAPRVKAYMAKLSADAQTAEELMQETMITVWNKADQFDYSKGALSTWIFRIARNQRIDAVRRTRRPEFDPTDPAFVPDEEQPADVRIAEQQSASQLRAAMADLPKEQCALLELAYFEESTHSAIAKKLNLPLGTVKSRLRLAFTKLRTALDNSGER, encoded by the coding sequence ATGAACGAACGGACTGCTTCTGAAAATCAGCCCTCTCTGGAGGAATTGATGCTGGCGGTCAGTTCTCGGCGTGACGTGGACGCATTTGAGGCGATTTTCAAACATTTCGCACCGCGTGTTAAAGCCTATATGGCCAAACTGTCTGCCGATGCGCAAACAGCGGAAGAATTGATGCAAGAAACAATGATTACGGTCTGGAACAAGGCAGACCAGTTCGATTATTCAAAGGGAGCCTTGTCGACCTGGATTTTTAGGATTGCACGCAATCAACGCATTGATGCGGTACGTCGCACCCGCCGACCAGAGTTTGATCCCACAGACCCTGCCTTTGTGCCTGACGAAGAGCAACCCGCCGATGTGAGGATTGCGGAGCAACAATCGGCGAGCCAATTGCGCGCTGCCATGGCCGACCTGCCGAAAGAACAATGTGCTTTGCTGGAACTGGCTTATTTCGAAGAAAGTACACATAGCGCCATAGCAAAGAAGCTCAACCTCCCCTTGGGAACGGTAAAATCCCGTTTGCGGCTCGCGTTCACCAAATTGCGCACAGCGCTCGATAATTCGGGAGAACGCTGA
- a CDS encoding RNA polymerase sigma factor, with amino-acid sequence MESGTSQSHEADVTRPTPDSFEGQLLALLPIMRRYSRSLAKSDAEGEDLLQDCVTKALSRRGQWRGLNLRGWILTIMTNLYRNRYKSKARTQYETLDAAENISTATTDEDPFQLQQLEVAINSLSEDNRAVLMLVVVEGYSYGEAAGILKIPVGTVMSRLSRARQRLGEHMNGANVVTLRRNK; translated from the coding sequence ATGGAGTCTGGCACGTCGCAAAGCCATGAGGCTGATGTGACCCGCCCCACTCCCGACAGTTTTGAGGGCCAGCTTCTGGCCCTCCTGCCGATCATGCGGCGCTATTCGCGTAGTCTTGCAAAATCCGATGCCGAGGGCGAGGATTTGCTGCAGGACTGCGTGACCAAAGCGCTATCTCGGCGCGGCCAATGGCGTGGCCTCAATCTGCGTGGGTGGATACTCACGATCATGACCAATCTTTATCGAAACAGATATAAAAGCAAAGCGCGCACCCAGTATGAAACGCTGGACGCAGCCGAGAACATAAGCACCGCCACCACGGACGAAGATCCATTTCAATTGCAGCAGCTTGAAGTGGCAATCAACAGTCTGTCAGAAGATAATCGCGCAGTCTTGATGTTGGTTGTTGTCGAGGGGTACAGCTATGGCGAGGCAGCGGGGATACTTAAAATCCCCGTTGGCACGGTCATGTCGCGCCTCTCGCGTGCACGGCAACGCCTTGGGGAACACATGAACGGCGCAAATGTCGTAACGCTTCGGAGAAACAAATGA
- a CDS encoding DMT family transporter, whose amino-acid sequence MSSGNAESKPIFGIALASAGYACFALQDAIVKWLVADYAVPQILFMRSLVIVIITGSLAWRLGHPSVFKSKYRNTLVLRAGLMLLAWLLFYNAARHLGLAELTTLYFSAPIMVMFLSIFILKEKIGLGRWVACFGGFVGVLIAANPTHSPHLIPAAMCVVAGFCWALSTILIRLVSRTETTLTQMWATSLLFGIACAVSFPWVWKTPDVSAWVLMIGLGLVATVGQYLLYEGFRYAPASALAPTEFTGLIWAFLYGYAIWAEVPASNVAFGAVLIVCSSLVLVAWEKRAVRVRVVRPG is encoded by the coding sequence ATGAGTTCTGGAAACGCTGAGTCGAAGCCGATCTTCGGGATTGCACTCGCCTCCGCAGGTTACGCCTGCTTCGCTCTGCAAGACGCCATCGTCAAATGGCTCGTTGCTGATTATGCGGTTCCGCAAATTCTTTTCATGCGAAGCCTCGTTATTGTGATCATCACCGGTAGCCTAGCCTGGCGGCTCGGTCATCCTTCCGTCTTTAAAAGCAAATATCGCAATACGCTTGTTCTGCGGGCTGGTTTGATGCTGCTTGCCTGGCTGCTCTTTTATAATGCGGCTCGCCATCTCGGCCTTGCGGAATTGACGACGCTCTACTTCTCAGCACCGATTATGGTGATGTTCCTGTCGATCTTTATTCTCAAAGAGAAGATTGGGTTGGGGCGCTGGGTCGCGTGTTTCGGTGGGTTCGTGGGCGTACTCATCGCGGCCAACCCGACCCATTCGCCCCATCTGATACCCGCTGCGATGTGCGTGGTTGCAGGCTTCTGCTGGGCTTTGAGCACGATCCTGATCCGCCTTGTCAGCAGAACCGAGACAACTTTGACCCAGATGTGGGCGACCAGTCTGCTGTTTGGTATCGCTTGCGCGGTTTCCTTCCCATGGGTCTGGAAGACACCCGACGTATCAGCGTGGGTCTTGATGATTGGGCTTGGTCTTGTTGCAACGGTTGGACAATATCTTCTTTATGAAGGTTTCCGCTATGCGCCAGCCTCGGCGCTTGCACCAACTGAGTTCACCGGTCTAATCTGGGCATTCCTCTACGGTTATGCGATCTGGGCGGAGGTTCCGGCATCAAACGTTGCATTCGGAGCGGTCTTGATTGTCTGCTCCAGCCTTGTGCTTGTCGCGTGGGAGAAGAGGGCGGTACGAGTGCGCGTCGTCCGGCCCGGTTGA
- a CDS encoding HlyD family secretion protein, with the protein MSVGKQYIRGGLALIIGFAGVFMVLWAWQLPPFKHSVETTDNAYVRGQVTIISPQVAGYVTKVDANDYQVVKQGQFLFEIDSRSYQQKLDQAEASLATKRAALANSQQSQRSAEATIQSRQAQISGANAALEVAQANAKRVEALLPRGVTTQSSADTAHGTLLQAQATVAEAQAALAVAKQDLQSIIVNRESLNADIASAEATVELAKIDLQNTRIIAPRDGKLGEVGVRLGQYVTAGTQLVSLVPNTKWVIANFKETQLYGMKVGQPVTFTVDALRHAELRGHLEAFAPAAGSEFSVIKSDNATGNFTKITQRLSVRIAIDDGQPDADLLAPGMSVVVRVDTAAN; encoded by the coding sequence ATGTCAGTTGGAAAACAATATATTCGCGGCGGCTTAGCCCTCATCATTGGCTTTGCAGGCGTTTTTATGGTTCTTTGGGCATGGCAATTGCCGCCATTCAAGCACAGTGTCGAGACGACGGATAATGCCTATGTCCGTGGACAGGTAACAATCATCAGCCCACAAGTCGCAGGCTATGTAACCAAGGTCGATGCGAACGATTATCAGGTGGTCAAGCAGGGGCAATTTCTGTTTGAGATCGACAGCCGAAGCTACCAGCAAAAGCTGGATCAGGCAGAGGCATCGCTCGCCACCAAGCGGGCGGCGCTGGCCAATTCGCAGCAAAGCCAACGTTCCGCAGAAGCAACAATTCAGTCGCGGCAGGCACAGATTTCAGGCGCAAATGCTGCTTTGGAAGTTGCGCAGGCCAATGCCAAGCGTGTTGAAGCCTTGCTGCCTCGTGGTGTGACGACACAAAGTTCGGCCGATACTGCGCATGGCACGCTGCTTCAGGCGCAGGCAACAGTTGCGGAAGCCCAAGCCGCTCTAGCCGTTGCGAAGCAAGATCTTCAATCCATTATCGTTAATCGTGAGAGCCTTAACGCCGATATCGCCAGCGCGGAAGCTACGGTGGAACTGGCAAAGATCGATCTTCAGAACACCAGGATCATTGCCCCGCGTGATGGCAAGCTGGGCGAAGTCGGTGTTCGTCTCGGACAATATGTGACGGCGGGCACTCAGCTTGTCTCGCTCGTGCCCAACACCAAGTGGGTTATTGCAAACTTCAAGGAAACCCAGCTTTACGGCATGAAGGTTGGCCAACCTGTAACCTTTACGGTTGATGCGCTGCGCCATGCCGAACTAAGGGGCCACTTGGAGGCATTTGCGCCAGCAGCGGGCTCGGAATTCAGCGTTATCAAATCCGATAATGCCACCGGCAATTTCACCAAGATTACTCAGCGATTGTCCGTGCGCATAGCCATAGATGACGGCCAACCGGATGCCGATCTGCTGGCACCCGGCATGTCTGTCGTGGTTCGGGTGGATACCGCCGCGAATTAA
- a CDS encoding DMT family transporter, whose protein sequence is MNKKTALAVGGNAVMAGILLMLLGDFMFALNDAMGKWLVASFSVGQVLLIRSFGAFFVLGPMLSRQPVTALFQVQQPSLQLARVVLATADTALFYAAVTFLPLADVMTFYMAGPIYVAALSHFLLGERIGWRRWLAVFIGFIGVIIALRPSSAMLSWPSVFGLLGSISFAMTLVLGRVLRSTPDATLVTWQTLGCLVVGAVLSIGHWTPFTTGELLALLLLGIVACLAHLLITRALKLAPASMLAPLQYTLLLWAIIFGWMFFNELPDQQTLIGAAIIVLAGLFIFHRDKVKKVTPLVPNDASHG, encoded by the coding sequence ATGAATAAAAAAACGGCTTTGGCCGTGGGCGGCAACGCTGTTATGGCTGGCATTCTTTTGATGCTGCTCGGCGATTTCATGTTCGCTTTGAACGACGCCATGGGCAAATGGCTAGTAGCCAGTTTTTCGGTCGGTCAAGTTTTGTTGATCCGCTCCTTTGGCGCGTTCTTTGTGCTCGGCCCGATGTTGTCACGACAGCCAGTCACGGCACTGTTTCAAGTGCAACAGCCTTCGCTGCAGTTGGCACGCGTCGTTTTAGCAACGGCTGATACCGCCTTGTTCTACGCGGCGGTAACATTCCTCCCCCTGGCTGACGTCATGACCTTCTACATGGCCGGACCAATCTATGTGGCAGCACTCTCCCATTTTCTGCTTGGTGAACGTATCGGCTGGCGGCGTTGGCTTGCCGTCTTCATCGGCTTCATCGGCGTCATCATCGCTCTGCGCCCTTCTTCGGCGATGCTTTCATGGCCGTCAGTGTTCGGTCTTCTCGGTAGTATTTCTTTTGCTATGACGCTTGTGCTTGGTCGCGTGCTGCGTTCAACGCCGGATGCAACGCTGGTAACGTGGCAGACTTTGGGCTGTCTCGTCGTTGGCGCAGTCCTCAGTATTGGACATTGGACCCCTTTCACTACAGGCGAGTTGCTTGCCTTGCTACTGCTCGGGATCGTTGCTTGCCTTGCACATTTGTTGATCACCCGCGCACTCAAGCTTGCCCCCGCTTCTATGTTGGCACCGTTGCAATATACGCTGTTGCTTTGGGCGATCATTTTCGGATGGATGTTTTTCAACGAGTTGCCCGATCAGCAAACCCTCATCGGAGCGGCCATCATCGTGCTTGCCGGACTGTTCATCTTCCACCGCGACAAAGTCAAAAAGGTCACGCCGTTGGTGCCAAATGATGCCAGCCACGGTTAA
- a CDS encoding MFS transporter, translated as MSDRSDDKPTATNEPPSTAQAAAPAVPHMPVYMSAIYIAASVLMWSTRGLSMYFISANTQQIQGSLGATLTETSWLIAAYMAPYASLTILLVKIRTQFGLRRFAEIAIAIFLVSSLLHLLVYDIWSAIPIRFIAGAAAAPVSTIGFLYMLEAFPPAKKMTWGLSLALTCSAAAGPFARVISPMLFDIGQWQQLYMVEIGLSLAAFAVVYVLPMTQVPRAKVLHWLDFVAYGLIAIGFGLLAAILVQGKNYWWFEAPWIGVCLAISIAALACAVAIEINREQPLMNLQWLFSPEILRFTLILFVFRIVLAEQTAGAVGLFQAFGLQDGQSQGLYLIILVASLAGGLVCGMWMSLERVSTIFGLALIFIAVGAFMDSHATNLTRPHNAYLSQALIAFGGALFLPPAMLTGITKAMKQGPTYMTSFIVIFLFTQNIGGLIGSAVFSTFISIREKYHSAHLVEQLVMSNPVVAQRVQALSGSYSKVLADQGLTKAEGLVLLGQQVTREATVLSYNDAFLAISVIAIVSLGCLIAYRLFENMQIRRHPEVRAS; from the coding sequence ATGTCGGACAGAAGCGACGATAAACCGACAGCAACGAACGAGCCACCTTCCACGGCGCAGGCTGCAGCGCCCGCGGTTCCGCATATGCCGGTTTATATGTCTGCAATCTATATTGCAGCGTCGGTCCTCATGTGGTCGACACGCGGCCTGAGCATGTATTTCATTTCAGCCAACACGCAGCAGATACAGGGTTCGCTCGGCGCGACATTGACCGAAACCTCATGGCTGATTGCGGCCTATATGGCGCCTTATGCGAGCCTCACCATTTTGCTGGTCAAGATACGCACGCAATTTGGGCTTCGTCGTTTTGCGGAAATTGCTATCGCAATCTTTCTCGTATCGTCGCTACTGCATTTGCTGGTCTATGATATCTGGTCGGCCATTCCGATCCGCTTTATCGCGGGCGCTGCCGCCGCTCCCGTTTCGACCATCGGCTTTCTCTATATGCTCGAGGCCTTTCCGCCTGCAAAGAAGATGACCTGGGGTCTAAGTCTTGCGCTCACCTGTTCTGCGGCGGCTGGTCCGTTCGCGCGCGTGATTTCGCCGATGTTGTTTGATATCGGGCAATGGCAGCAGCTTTATATGGTCGAAATCGGTCTGTCGCTTGCCGCCTTCGCGGTCGTGTACGTTTTGCCGATGACGCAGGTTCCACGTGCAAAAGTGCTGCATTGGCTGGATTTTGTCGCCTATGGATTGATCGCCATCGGCTTCGGCCTTCTGGCTGCCATTCTCGTTCAGGGCAAAAATTATTGGTGGTTCGAAGCGCCTTGGATTGGCGTCTGCCTCGCCATTTCCATCGCAGCTCTTGCCTGTGCTGTGGCGATTGAAATTAACCGCGAACAGCCGCTGATGAACCTTCAGTGGCTATTTTCGCCGGAAATTCTGCGCTTCACACTGATCTTGTTCGTGTTTCGCATTGTGCTGGCCGAACAGACAGCAGGTGCGGTAGGGTTGTTTCAGGCTTTTGGCCTACAGGATGGCCAAAGTCAGGGGCTTTATCTTATCATCCTTGTTGCATCGCTGGCGGGTGGCCTTGTGTGTGGCATGTGGATGAGCCTTGAACGCGTCTCGACTATTTTCGGACTGGCGTTGATCTTCATCGCAGTTGGCGCATTTATGGATAGCCATGCGACCAATCTGACACGGCCACACAATGCCTATCTCAGTCAGGCATTGATTGCTTTTGGTGGCGCATTGTTTCTGCCTCCGGCAATGCTGACAGGCATCACTAAGGCGATGAAGCAAGGGCCAACTTACATGACGAGCTTCATCGTCATCTTCCTGTTCACGCAGAATATTGGTGGTCTGATTGGCTCAGCCGTGTTCAGCACCTTCATTTCGATCCGCGAGAAGTATCATTCGGCTCATCTGGTCGAACAGCTCGTGATGTCTAATCCGGTCGTCGCGCAGCGTGTTCAGGCACTTTCAGGCAGCTATTCAAAGGTCCTCGCCGATCAGGGCCTGACCAAGGCCGAAGGGCTGGTTCTTCTGGGGCAGCAGGTCACGCGTGAAGCAACGGTGCTTTCTTACAATGATGCGTTCCTGGCGATTTCAGTCATTGCGATTGTCTCGCTCGGATGCCTGATCGCCTATCGGCTTTTTGAGAATATGCAAATCCGCCGCCATCCGGAAGTGAGGGCAAGTTAG
- a CDS encoding anti-sigma factor family protein: MTQRNSPISEVELLSFVDGQLSDDERARIAKALENNPEQAALVEEWRKQNEGIRQLFGGYALEKASDVGLIRSTTKQHIWQYRGAIAASILTALVIGCIGGFMGSRLYDEPRQIANVETLPEQAQAAYLVYASEVRHPVEVFSEEEAHLATWLGKRLDIPDFKVPDLNALGFQLVGGRLLPVDSKPGAFFMYEDATGKRLSVIVGRNPENRDTSFRFASNDGVETFYWIDGELGYAVSGETSRDQLRQIAEECYRQFPG, from the coding sequence ATGACGCAACGCAACTCTCCGATAAGTGAAGTGGAACTCCTTAGTTTCGTGGACGGTCAATTGTCCGACGACGAAAGAGCCCGTATCGCCAAAGCTCTTGAGAACAACCCCGAACAGGCCGCATTGGTTGAGGAATGGCGCAAGCAGAACGAAGGCATCAGACAGCTATTTGGCGGTTATGCGCTCGAAAAAGCCAGTGATGTCGGACTGATCCGCTCAACGACCAAACAACACATTTGGCAATATCGCGGGGCAATTGCCGCATCTATCCTGACCGCCTTGGTCATCGGTTGTATTGGCGGCTTTATGGGCTCTCGCCTCTATGACGAGCCAAGACAGATTGCAAATGTGGAAACCCTGCCGGAACAGGCACAGGCCGCTTACCTTGTCTATGCAAGCGAAGTGCGCCATCCGGTCGAAGTCTTCTCCGAGGAAGAGGCACATCTGGCAACATGGCTCGGGAAAAGGCTTGATATTCCCGACTTTAAAGTTCCTGATCTCAACGCGCTTGGCTTTCAACTTGTCGGCGGCCGACTTCTGCCTGTCGATAGCAAACCCGGGGCATTCTTCATGTATGAAGATGCGACCGGAAAACGTCTTTCAGTTATTGTCGGCCGAAATCCCGAAAATCGTGACACGAGCTTCCGTTTTGCCTCAAACGACGGGGTGGAAACCTTCTACTGGATCGACGGCGAACTCGGTTACGCAGTAAGCGGAGAAACATCGCGCGATCAGCTGCGGCAGATCGCTGAAGAGTGTTATCGTCAGTTCCCGGGCTGA
- a CDS encoding MarR family winged helix-turn-helix transcriptional regulator, translating into MSQAKQELEAAFTMGLSTAARKMRNLFDSRVRERGLTLARARVLLLLAEQRDWNQRELADALEIEHPSVVRLLDGLEKQGLIYRAVVEGDRRAKRIELTDEAQAQVKQLQDVTQAIRTELLQRIDQKSLETALSVLHEISQTVETALTEKAK; encoded by the coding sequence ATGTCTCAGGCCAAGCAAGAACTCGAAGCCGCATTCACGATGGGCCTTTCCACGGCAGCCCGGAAAATGCGCAACCTTTTCGACTCCCGCGTGCGTGAGCGGGGCCTGACACTTGCGCGTGCCCGTGTGCTTCTGCTTCTTGCGGAACAAAGAGATTGGAACCAACGTGAACTGGCAGATGCACTCGAAATCGAGCACCCGTCTGTGGTTCGTCTGCTCGATGGTTTGGAAAAGCAGGGGCTTATTTATCGTGCTGTAGTAGAAGGGGATCGGCGCGCCAAGCGCATCGAACTCACGGATGAAGCACAGGCACAGGTCAAGCAGCTTCAGGATGTCACTCAAGCCATCCGTACAGAACTCTTGCAACGGATCGACCAGAAGTCACTTGAAACCGCACTCTCCGTTCTTCACGAAATCAGCCAGACCGTTGAAACGGCGCTGACTGAAAAAGCCAAGTGA
- a CDS encoding COG4315 family predicted lipoprotein: MKTATFMSVLAIAAVAASSVLAAPAVKTMDSSKGSVLTGAKSMTLYTFEKDSKGMSSCYDTCATNWPPFMAAKGDKASGAYTLVKRKDGSEQWAKDGMPLYYWIKDKKAGDVTGDGVNGVWHVAKP; encoded by the coding sequence ATGAAAACCGCAACGTTTATGTCTGTTCTTGCAATTGCGGCGGTGGCGGCATCTTCCGTATTGGCCGCCCCCGCAGTCAAGACAATGGACAGCTCCAAAGGCTCGGTACTAACGGGCGCAAAAAGCATGACGCTCTACACTTTTGAAAAAGACAGCAAAGGCATGTCGAGCTGCTATGATACTTGTGCAACCAACTGGCCGCCATTTATGGCAGCAAAAGGCGACAAAGCTTCTGGCGCATATACTCTTGTGAAGCGTAAGGATGGTAGCGAGCAATGGGCGAAAGATGGAATGCCACTTTACTACTGGATAAAGGACAAAAAGGCCGGCGACGTCACTGGAGACGGCGTTAATGGAGTCTGGCACGTCGCAAAGCCATGA